From a region of the Luteibaculum oceani genome:
- a CDS encoding DNA/RNA helicase domain-containing protein: protein MSAAEVRIDQYDFDQSLFQDFNSNRFAKDLWPLVYILSDGNTKTAYVGETTDAFNRMSAHLKHNAKSKLTSVHLITSDKFNKSATLDIESNLIKYMSGDNKYTLLNGNLGLANHNYYQKQEVYWAVFNAIWNQLRSKGIADHSIDHIDNSDLFKYSPYKSLTKEQSEGLFKILESIATGKFKNIVVEGGAGTGKTILAIFLFKMLSTDLMDFNFREFGSEEQKFIELINQIRNKFSKPKMALVVPMSSFRSTLKKVFKNIKGLSASMVIGPAEVSKNQYDFLVVDESHRLRRRVNLGAYFGAFDKACAALKLDKHTCSELDWVTMQAKHTILFYDEGQSIKPSDARKEDFDTLKAAKNTCIQRLKSQFRVRGGNAYVQYISTLLNGKLDSSTKAINKTDYEFLLFDSLGEMVKQIKKKDQEYGLSRLIAGYSWEWKSNKNSNLYDIEEDGVKLRWNGTPTDWINSKNSVDEVGCIHTTQGYDLNYSGVIFGHEISYDPKKQEIIIKEENYYDKNGKQSVRSPEELKSFILNIYRTILLRGIRGTYVYVCDPELRKYLSQHIPKFSIAPENPSIPIKSEPLIPYENAVPLFDLKAAAGAFSEEQLVEEENLEWIKVPNHLKASKDLFACRVVGESMNKVIKDGQICIFRKYSGGSRQGKIVLVESTSIQDQDSGSCYTVKEYHSKKTEAEGGWRHASIILKPHSKNPFYQEIELGPAELNDFKVLGIFECALENDVH, encoded by the coding sequence ATGAGTGCAGCTGAGGTAAGGATTGACCAGTACGATTTTGATCAAAGCCTTTTTCAGGACTTTAATAGCAACCGATTCGCCAAAGACCTGTGGCCATTGGTGTATATCTTAAGTGATGGAAATACCAAAACAGCCTACGTTGGAGAAACTACAGATGCCTTTAATCGAATGAGTGCGCATTTAAAGCACAACGCAAAAAGTAAACTCACTTCAGTACACCTAATTACCAGTGATAAATTCAATAAGTCAGCAACCCTTGATATAGAGTCCAACCTGATTAAATACATGTCGGGGGACAATAAGTACACCCTTCTCAATGGCAATTTGGGGTTAGCTAACCATAATTATTATCAGAAACAAGAAGTTTATTGGGCAGTTTTTAATGCGATTTGGAATCAACTTCGATCTAAGGGAATTGCAGATCACTCGATAGACCACATCGATAATTCTGATCTATTTAAATACTCTCCATATAAATCGCTAACCAAGGAACAAAGTGAAGGGTTATTTAAAATCCTTGAATCTATTGCAACTGGCAAATTCAAAAACATCGTTGTTGAAGGTGGAGCCGGTACTGGAAAAACCATTCTAGCTATCTTTTTATTTAAGATGCTATCTACCGATTTGATGGATTTTAACTTCAGAGAATTTGGTTCCGAAGAACAAAAGTTCATAGAACTAATTAACCAAATTAGGAATAAATTCAGCAAGCCTAAAATGGCCTTAGTTGTGCCGATGTCCTCTTTCAGGAGCACCCTAAAGAAAGTATTTAAGAACATAAAGGGACTTAGTGCAAGCATGGTAATTGGTCCCGCGGAGGTGAGTAAAAATCAATACGATTTTTTAGTTGTAGACGAGTCTCATAGATTAAGAAGACGTGTAAATCTTGGTGCTTATTTTGGGGCGTTCGACAAAGCTTGCGCCGCCTTAAAGTTAGACAAACATACTTGCAGCGAACTAGATTGGGTTACAATGCAAGCCAAGCATACCATCCTATTCTACGACGAGGGGCAGTCCATAAAACCTTCCGATGCGAGGAAAGAAGATTTTGATACGCTTAAGGCAGCAAAAAACACATGCATTCAGAGGTTAAAATCTCAATTTCGGGTAAGGGGTGGTAACGCTTACGTTCAATACATCAGTACATTATTAAACGGCAAATTAGATTCCTCAACAAAAGCCATAAACAAAACGGATTACGAGTTTTTACTTTTTGACTCACTAGGTGAGATGGTCAAACAAATCAAAAAGAAAGATCAAGAGTATGGACTATCGCGTTTAATTGCGGGCTACTCATGGGAATGGAAATCAAATAAAAATTCTAACCTGTACGATATTGAAGAAGACGGGGTAAAATTAAGATGGAATGGAACCCCTACAGACTGGATAAACTCTAAAAATTCTGTAGACGAGGTAGGATGCATTCATACCACCCAGGGGTATGATCTCAATTATTCAGGGGTGATTTTCGGGCATGAGATATCCTACGACCCAAAAAAGCAAGAGATAATAATAAAGGAGGAGAATTATTATGACAAAAATGGGAAGCAATCGGTACGTAGTCCAGAGGAGTTAAAATCCTTTATTCTCAATATTTATAGAACCATTTTGCTCAGAGGTATCCGAGGCACCTACGTTTATGTATGTGACCCAGAATTAAGAAAATATTTATCCCAGCACATCCCCAAGTTCTCGATTGCCCCAGAAAACCCTTCTATTCCAATAAAATCTGAACCACTGATACCCTATGAAAATGCAGTGCCTCTTTTTGATTTAAAAGCAGCCGCTGGTGCTTTCAGCGAAGAACAATTAGTTGAAGAGGAAAACCTTGAGTGGATTAAAGTTCCAAATCACTTGAAGGCTAGCAAAGACCTTTTTGCCTGCAGAGTAGTTGGAGAGTCCATGAACAAGGTTATAAAGGATGGACAAATTTGCATTTTCAGAAAATATTCTGGTGGTTCAAGGCAGGGAAAAATAGTACTGGTTGAAAGCACTTCAATTCAGGATCAAGACAGTGGCTCTTGTTATACGGTCAAAGAATACCATAGTAAGAAAACTGAAGCGGAAGGTGGATGGAGACATGCAAGTATAATTTTAAAGCCCCATTCTAAAAATCCCTTTTACCAGGAAATCGAATTGGGCCCAGCAGAGCTAAATGACTTTAAAGTACTAGGAATTTTTGAGTGTGCTTTGGAAAATGATGTTCATTAA
- a CDS encoding TonB family protein — protein sequence MKFKFPLFTHRLLFTLLICILTGSSIKAQDTVVSFFRDLKMEYKVSEKRGRIKVLQINDGNTKTTQIYNVKLQCLVYQEQHSNGIPTGKWVNNTENCEKINAWDFSKLVYETISLGDSLFSNLEPESKYENYEKAFFGKDSTGIFHYIARNLRYPNQARNLGVSGEVYVQFIIKASGKAQMASIIQGAHPFLDLECWNLIENMPNWTPAKKDGIPVDSYSVVSMNFDLR from the coding sequence ATGAAATTTAAGTTCCCACTTTTCACCCATCGATTATTATTCACTCTTTTAATTTGCATTTTAACTGGGTCCTCCATAAAAGCCCAGGATACAGTTGTATCATTCTTCCGCGACTTAAAAATGGAGTACAAAGTTTCTGAAAAAAGGGGGCGAATTAAGGTCTTACAGATTAATGATGGAAACACAAAAACCACCCAAATCTACAATGTAAAACTGCAGTGCCTAGTTTACCAAGAACAACATTCAAATGGAATTCCAACTGGAAAATGGGTGAATAACACGGAAAACTGCGAAAAAATAAATGCCTGGGATTTCTCTAAGCTGGTGTACGAAACAATTTCATTGGGGGACAGCCTATTCAGTAATCTAGAACCGGAAAGTAAATACGAGAATTACGAAAAAGCTTTTTTCGGGAAAGACAGCACTGGGATTTTCCATTACATAGCAAGAAATTTAAGGTATCCCAATCAGGCAAGAAATTTGGGAGTTTCAGGTGAAGTATATGTCCAATTCATCATAAAAGCATCTGGAAAAGCGCAAATGGCATCAATAATACAGGGCGCTCATCCTTTTCTGGACCTTGAGTGTTGGAATTTGATAGAAAACATGCCCAATTGGACCCCCGCAAAAAAGGACGGCATTCCTGTAGACTCCTACTCTGTGGTTTCCATGAATTTCGATCTTAGGTAA
- a CDS encoding DUF2200 family protein yields the protein MAKVTPEKNEQVAKMNFGSIYPHYLKRIEKHGRTKEELDHVIKWLTGYEQKVLDQYIAGQGTFGNFFQGAKIHENSHLIKGVVCGYRIEEIEEEFAIYRDCRRMEKLIDELAKGRKMEKVLREAK from the coding sequence ATGGCAAAAGTAACCCCTGAAAAAAACGAGCAAGTCGCCAAAATGAATTTTGGATCTATATATCCTCATTATCTTAAAAGGATAGAAAAACACGGTCGCACTAAGGAGGAGCTAGATCACGTAATCAAGTGGTTAACGGGATACGAACAAAAAGTGTTAGACCAATACATTGCCGGTCAGGGTACTTTTGGCAACTTTTTCCAAGGCGCAAAAATACATGAGAACTCGCATTTGATAAAAGGTGTTGTTTGCGGATATCGCATTGAAGAAATAGAGGAAGAATTTGCCATTTACCGCGATTGTCGTCGAATGGAGAAGTTAATTGACGAACTGGCTAAAGGGAGAAAAATGGAGAAGGTATTACGGGAGGCGAAGTAG
- a CDS encoding YjgN family protein, giving the protein MLKFISFKGNGWNIFEIKLVNFFLCLFTLNIYYPWAKIRLLNYLYGETEFFGHKLQFVGKGSELFKGYIKAFVLILIVYALYFLAVDSQDPELSLLASISLMVFFAILIPLAIHGSVKYRMAKTEWKGIRGGYRGDRMELIKICVFGVLLSVLTLGIYSPWFLTDLRSYLINNLRMGSIKLKFVGRGTDYFWICFKGLLLGVLTLGIYYFWFARDAYRFIVNNTRIELNGKEHTLSSKVDAMTFIELHVVNWFLVAFTFGLGYPWALQRTLKYYFQHATIDEMIDENAVTQSEAEYNEALGEDLGDWFDIALF; this is encoded by the coding sequence ATGCTAAAATTTATCTCCTTTAAAGGTAATGGTTGGAATATTTTCGAAATAAAACTTGTAAACTTTTTCCTCTGCCTATTTACCCTAAACATCTATTATCCTTGGGCCAAAATAAGGTTACTGAATTACCTATATGGTGAAACCGAATTCTTTGGACACAAGCTGCAATTTGTGGGTAAGGGATCTGAATTATTTAAAGGATATATCAAGGCATTTGTTCTCATCCTAATTGTATACGCACTCTATTTTTTAGCGGTAGATTCTCAAGATCCAGAATTATCTCTCCTTGCTAGCATTTCATTGATGGTATTTTTTGCCATCCTAATACCCTTGGCCATTCATGGGTCGGTAAAGTACCGCATGGCTAAAACAGAGTGGAAAGGCATAAGAGGGGGCTACCGTGGCGATAGAATGGAACTCATAAAGATTTGCGTTTTTGGAGTGCTATTAAGTGTTTTAACCCTTGGAATATACAGTCCATGGTTTTTAACCGATTTAAGGTCGTATCTAATCAACAACCTGCGAATGGGTAGCATTAAGCTAAAGTTTGTGGGAAGAGGAACAGATTATTTCTGGATTTGCTTTAAGGGGCTATTGCTAGGCGTATTAACGCTGGGCATTTATTATTTCTGGTTTGCCAGAGATGCTTATCGCTTTATCGTTAACAACACCCGCATAGAACTTAATGGAAAAGAACATACCCTGAGTTCTAAAGTAGATGCCATGACCTTTATAGAACTACATGTGGTGAATTGGTTTTTGGTAGCATTTACTTTTGGTTTGGGCTATCCTTGGGCATTGCAGCGCACTTTAAAGTATTATTTCCAGCATGCCACCATCGATGAAATGATAGATGAAAATGCCGTTACCCAGTCCGAAGCCGAGTACAATGAGGCTTTGGGTGAAGACTTGGGAGACTGGTTTGACATTGCGTTGTTTTAA
- a CDS encoding putative signal transducing protein translates to MEFATLKTFDKSHEAYLLKTKLESEGLTVIIEDEHMVTLDPLMSNLLGGIKLKVPRDQLIRAQTIIGIVEAKPFLDQNNEVVKCIKCGSEKLQKERKGLDSFKDYINFAIAALFFVYPLNKQKFHYKCLKCGAITENPDAQN, encoded by the coding sequence ATGGAGTTTGCTACATTAAAAACCTTCGATAAATCTCACGAGGCCTATTTGCTTAAGACAAAATTGGAAAGCGAAGGCCTTACGGTTATTATCGAAGACGAACATATGGTTACCCTTGATCCTTTAATGAGCAACCTATTGGGTGGAATTAAATTAAAGGTTCCAAGAGATCAATTGATTCGCGCTCAAACTATTATTGGCATTGTAGAGGCTAAGCCCTTTTTAGATCAGAACAATGAAGTAGTTAAGTGCATAAAATGCGGTTCTGAAAAGCTGCAGAAGGAAAGAAAAGGGTTAGACAGTTTTAAGGATTACATAAATTTTGCCATTGCTGCGTTGTTTTTTGTTTATCCATTAAACAAACAAAAGTTCCACTACAAATGCCTTAAATGTGGTGCCATTACAGAAAACCCCGATGCCCAGAATTAG
- the accC gene encoding acetyl-CoA carboxylase biotin carboxylase subunit, producing the protein MFKKVLIANRGEIALRVLRTCREMGIKTVAVYSNADRDSLHVRFADEAVCIGPAPSSESYLKIPNIIAAAEITNADAIHPGYGFLSENAKFSRVCKENGIKFIGATPEQIDGMGDKSAAKATMKKAGVPTIPGSDGLLKDLDEAKKIAKKIKYPVILKATAGGGGKGMKVVWKEEDLKTAWENTRREAGAAFGNDGMYMEKFIEEPRHIEIQIAGDQYGNFCHLSERDCSIQRRHQKLVEETPSPFMTDELREKMGQAAIKAAAAVNYEGVGTVEFLVDAHRDFYFMEMNTRIQVEHTITEEVVNYDLIKEQIKIAYGEKISGKNYYPQMHAIQCRINAEDPYHDFRPHPGGITTYHQPGGHGVRVDTHVYAGYRIPPNYDSMISKLITVAQTREEAITKMERALSEYVIEGVKTTIPFHQQLMKNESFREGNFTTKFLEGFELK; encoded by the coding sequence ATGTTTAAAAAAGTATTGATAGCCAATCGTGGGGAAATCGCTTTACGTGTATTGCGTACCTGTCGCGAAATGGGCATTAAAACTGTTGCGGTTTACTCTAACGCAGACCGCGATAGCTTGCATGTAAGGTTTGCCGATGAGGCGGTTTGTATTGGGCCTGCACCAAGTTCTGAGTCTTATCTTAAGATTCCTAACATTATTGCAGCAGCCGAAATTACCAACGCCGATGCAATCCATCCAGGATATGGATTCCTTTCCGAAAACGCTAAGTTTTCTAGAGTTTGTAAGGAGAATGGTATCAAGTTTATTGGTGCTACTCCAGAGCAAATCGACGGAATGGGAGACAAGTCCGCTGCAAAAGCAACCATGAAAAAAGCAGGAGTGCCTACCATTCCTGGTTCTGATGGTCTGCTTAAAGACCTCGATGAGGCCAAGAAAATTGCAAAGAAAATTAAGTACCCAGTTATTCTTAAAGCTACTGCCGGTGGTGGTGGTAAAGGAATGAAAGTTGTTTGGAAGGAAGAAGACCTTAAAACAGCTTGGGAAAATACTAGAAGAGAAGCAGGAGCTGCTTTTGGAAACGATGGTATGTACATGGAGAAGTTCATCGAAGAACCTCGCCACATCGAAATCCAAATTGCAGGTGACCAATACGGTAACTTCTGTCACCTTTCAGAAAGAGATTGTTCCATCCAACGTCGTCACCAAAAATTGGTAGAAGAAACACCTTCTCCATTCATGACTGACGAACTTCGTGAGAAGATGGGGCAGGCTGCTATTAAAGCCGCTGCTGCAGTAAATTACGAAGGTGTTGGAACCGTGGAATTCCTTGTAGATGCGCACCGCGACTTCTACTTTATGGAAATGAATACCCGTATTCAGGTAGAGCACACCATTACCGAAGAGGTAGTGAACTACGACCTGATTAAAGAGCAAATTAAAATTGCCTACGGAGAAAAAATCTCCGGTAAAAACTACTATCCTCAAATGCATGCAATTCAGTGTAGAATTAATGCCGAGGATCCTTACCATGATTTCCGCCCACATCCAGGTGGAATTACTACCTATCACCAACCTGGTGGCCATGGGGTAAGAGTAGATACACATGTGTACGCTGGATATAGAATTCCACCGAATTACGATTCGATGATTTCTAAGCTTATTACCGTTGCTCAAACAAGAGAAGAGGCCATTACAAAAATGGAAAGAGCACTTTCTGAGTATGTAATTGAGGGGGTTAAAACCACCATTCCTTTCCATCAGCAGCTTATGAAAAATGAGAGCTTTAGAGAAGGAAACTTTACTACAAAATTCTTGGAAGGCTTCGAGTTAAAGTAA
- the accB gene encoding acetyl-CoA carboxylase biotin carboxyl carrier protein has translation MNYQEIQDLIKLVSRSSVNEVEIEQKDFKITIKAEPKKKAKDGNQEAVPSIMPIHAIPQMPQAMPAAAPAPAAAPAPAPAPAASGGGSKEAAEDDSKYITIKSPMIGTFYRRPSPDKDLFVNVGDTIKPGDVVCIIEAMKLFNEIESEVSGTIVKILADDSSPVEYDQPLFLVDPS, from the coding sequence ATGAACTATCAGGAGATTCAAGACCTTATAAAATTGGTTTCTCGTTCTTCAGTGAATGAAGTTGAGATAGAACAAAAGGATTTTAAAATAACCATTAAGGCAGAGCCTAAGAAAAAGGCGAAAGACGGAAACCAGGAAGCGGTTCCTTCAATTATGCCTATCCACGCTATTCCTCAAATGCCTCAGGCTATGCCAGCAGCAGCTCCAGCTCCGGCGGCAGCACCTGCACCAGCTCCAGCTCCAGCAGCTTCTGGTGGTGGTAGTAAGGAAGCGGCGGAAGACGATTCTAAGTACATCACGATAAAGTCTCCAATGATTGGAACTTTCTATCGTAGACCTTCGCCAGACAAAGATCTTTTTGTAAACGTAGGAGATACGATTAAGCCAGGTGATGTAGTTTGTATTATCGAAGCAATGAAGCTTTTCAATGAAATCGAATCGGAAGTTTCTGGTACGATCGTGAAAATTCTTGCAGACGATTCATCCCCGGTAGAATACGATCAGCCATTGTTCTTGGTAGATCCTTCTTAA
- a CDS encoding beta-ketoacyl-ACP synthase III — MANGNSKKLRAAITAVAGYVPDYVLTNAELEKMVDTNDEWITTRTGIKERRILKGEGLGSSDMGAEAVKRLCEKRGISPKEIDMLICCTVTPDMQFPATANIITDKVGATNAFSYDLGAACSGFLNGVVTGSQFIETGRNKKVVVVGVDKMSSIIDYEDRATCIIFGDGCGAVLLEPTEEEVGVMDSILRVDGSGRSYLHQKAGGSVKPASHATVDAKEHYVYQEGKQVFKFAVSNMADVSAEVMERNNLKSEDIDWLVPHQANLRIIDATANRMGLHDSKVMINIQKYGNTTSGTIPLCLVEWENKLKKGDNLVLAAFGGGFTWGAIYLKWAYDGSGYENNL, encoded by the coding sequence ATGGCAAACGGGAATTCTAAAAAACTTCGTGCAGCTATTACCGCCGTAGCCGGATACGTTCCAGACTACGTTCTAACTAATGCTGAACTGGAAAAAATGGTTGACACCAACGACGAGTGGATCACCACCAGAACCGGTATTAAGGAGCGAAGGATTTTAAAAGGAGAAGGTTTGGGTAGCTCTGATATGGGCGCCGAAGCGGTTAAAAGATTGTGCGAAAAGCGTGGGATTTCTCCAAAGGAAATCGACATGCTTATTTGTTGCACAGTTACTCCCGACATGCAATTCCCTGCAACTGCCAATATAATTACCGATAAGGTAGGGGCAACCAATGCATTTAGTTACGATTTAGGGGCTGCTTGTTCTGGATTTTTAAACGGAGTGGTTACCGGATCTCAATTCATTGAAACAGGTAGAAACAAGAAGGTAGTTGTTGTTGGGGTGGATAAAATGTCGTCCATCATCGATTACGAAGACCGTGCTACGTGTATCATTTTTGGAGATGGATGCGGAGCAGTTCTGCTAGAACCAACCGAAGAAGAAGTTGGGGTTATGGACTCCATTCTTAGAGTGGATGGATCTGGACGCAGCTACTTACATCAAAAGGCAGGGGGGTCGGTAAAGCCAGCGTCTCATGCAACGGTTGATGCTAAGGAGCACTATGTTTATCAAGAAGGAAAGCAAGTATTTAAGTTTGCCGTTTCTAACATGGCTGATGTATCGGCTGAGGTTATGGAACGAAATAATTTGAAGTCAGAAGATATCGATTGGCTGGTGCCTCATCAGGCCAATCTTCGGATTATTGATGCTACCGCTAATCGAATGGGACTCCATGATAGCAAGGTGATGATCAACATCCAAAAGTATGGAAATACAACCTCCGGAACTATTCCGCTTTGCTTGGTAGAGTGGGAAAACAAGTTGAAAAAAGGAGACAATCTTGTACTTGCTGCTTTTGGAGGTGGATTTACCTGGGGAGCGATTTATCTGAAATGGGCTTATGATGGCTCAGGATATGAAAATAATTTATAA
- the rpmF gene encoding 50S ribosomal protein L32 produces MAHPKRKTSKTRRDKRRTHYKAAMPTLTTCPTNGQVHKRHRAYWYEGKLYYRGQVVLEKEAATEA; encoded by the coding sequence ATGGCACATCCTAAGAGAAAAACCTCGAAGACCAGAAGAGATAAGAGAAGAACGCATTACAAAGCAGCAATGCCAACTCTTACAACTTGTCCAACTAACGGTCAGGTACACAAAAGACATCGTGCTTACTGGTACGAGGGGAAATTATACTACCGTGGACAGGTGGTATTAGAGAAAGAAGCTGCAACTGAGGCTTAA
- a CDS encoding YceD family protein: MDVLTEFKVPYLGLKDGLHQFEFKIGKAFFVAFDNLEVESADIELVIELDKKTTMVVADFKFRGKVEMPCARCMENVHTSVEGSERIVYKFHGEEDIDDETIVFVPPHLGEIDLSPQAYEIMVVNFPLRVVHEDISECNQDVIEKLKDLKPKVNNNPQWEELLKLKSE; encoded by the coding sequence ATGGATGTACTGACAGAATTTAAAGTGCCCTATTTGGGACTCAAAGATGGTCTGCATCAGTTCGAGTTTAAAATTGGTAAAGCGTTCTTTGTTGCATTTGATAATTTAGAGGTAGAATCTGCTGATATTGAGCTTGTTATAGAGTTAGATAAAAAGACCACCATGGTGGTTGCAGATTTTAAATTTCGCGGAAAGGTAGAGATGCCTTGTGCGAGATGCATGGAAAATGTGCACACATCGGTTGAAGGATCGGAGCGTATTGTGTACAAATTTCATGGTGAGGAGGATATCGATGATGAAACCATCGTTTTTGTTCCACCGCATTTAGGTGAAATAGATTTATCTCCTCAGGCCTATGAAATTATGGTCGTAAATTTCCCATTGCGGGTAGTTCACGAAGATATTTCGGAATGCAATCAAGACGTTATTGAAAAATTGAAGGATTTAAAACCCAAGGTGAATAATAATCCCCAGTGGGAAGAATTGTTGAAGTTGAAAAGCGAATAA
- the pdxA gene encoding 4-hydroxythreonine-4-phosphate dehydrogenase PdxA, producing MQRRKGNNSQIRVGITSGDLNGIGMEIVLKALSDPRLFSICTPVLYGNPKATTFHKKALKGVDVHFNITKSADQINPRKPNLVAINNDEIKITLGKPSVDTGAFAFQSLEAATKDLAEGHIDVLVTAPINKKSIQDAGFKFPGHTEYLMDYSHTKDALMFMVSDNLKIGVVSGHVALKDVVSDISKDKIVHKLELIQKSLQSDFGIHRPKIAVLGLNPHAGDEGVMGTEEADIIKPAIAGANEKGILAFGPYGADGFFGSGQHHAFDAVLAMYHDQGLTPFKAITFDSGVNFTAGLPIVRTSPAHGTAYDIAGKNEAEAQSMLSAIYMAIDIFNTRKQMKEWGANPLQKQRISRGNEDK from the coding sequence ATGCAGAGAAGAAAGGGAAATAACTCGCAAATAAGAGTTGGGATAACCAGTGGGGATCTCAATGGTATTGGAATGGAAATTGTTTTAAAGGCTCTTTCCGATCCAAGATTATTTAGCATTTGTACACCTGTATTATACGGAAACCCAAAGGCTACAACTTTCCATAAAAAGGCGCTAAAAGGGGTTGATGTACATTTTAATATTACCAAGTCTGCCGATCAAATTAATCCACGTAAGCCGAATTTGGTAGCCATTAATAATGATGAAATAAAAATCACCTTGGGTAAACCTAGTGTGGATACAGGTGCTTTTGCTTTTCAGTCGTTGGAGGCTGCCACTAAAGATCTAGCCGAGGGGCATATTGATGTTTTGGTTACGGCTCCAATTAATAAAAAATCCATCCAGGATGCGGGATTTAAATTTCCTGGTCATACCGAATATTTAATGGATTACAGCCATACCAAGGATGCGCTAATGTTTATGGTTAGCGACAACCTAAAAATAGGTGTGGTATCTGGTCATGTAGCGCTTAAGGATGTGGTTAGCGATATCAGTAAGGACAAAATTGTTCACAAGTTAGAGCTCATTCAAAAGTCACTTCAAAGCGATTTTGGAATTCATCGACCAAAAATTGCGGTATTGGGATTAAACCCACATGCGGGAGATGAAGGAGTAATGGGTACCGAGGAGGCTGATATCATTAAACCAGCTATAGCTGGGGCCAACGAAAAAGGAATTTTAGCTTTTGGCCCCTACGGAGCAGATGGGTTTTTTGGAAGCGGTCAGCACCATGCTTTCGATGCGGTTTTGGCCATGTATCACGACCAGGGTTTAACCCCATTTAAAGCCATTACTTTTGATTCTGGAGTTAATTTTACAGCGGGGTTACCGATTGTAAGAACATCGCCAGCGCACGGTACCGCCTATGACATTGCAGGTAAAAACGAAGCCGAAGCGCAGAGTATGTTGTCGGCAATATATATGGCTATAGATATATTTAATACAAGGAAACAAATGAAGGAATGGGGGGCAAACCCATTGCAGAAACAGCGAATTTCTCGTGGAAATGAGGATAAATAA